A stretch of DNA from Pseudomonadota bacterium:
TCGACCACGGCAAGACCTCGCTGGTCGACGGAATGCTCAAGCAGAGCGGCATCTTCCACGCGCGTCAGCAGGTGGCCGACCGCGTCATGGACTCGAACGAGCTCGAGCGCGAGCGCGGCATCACGATCCTCTCGAAGAACACCTCCATCACCTACGGAGACGTGCGCATCAACATCGTCGACACGCCGGGTCACGTCGACTTCAGCGGCGAGGTCGAGCGCATCCTCGGCATGGTCGACGGCTGCCTGCTCGTGGTCGACGCGTTCGAAGGCCCCATGGCCCAGACGCGGTTCGTGCTGCGCAAGTCTCTCGAGGCAGGGCTGCAGCCGCTCGTGGTCATCAACAAGATCGACCGCGCCGACGCCCGTCCGCAGCAGGTCATCGACGAGGTGTTCGAGCTCTTCTACGAACTGGGCGCCGATGACGCGCAGCTCGACTTCCCCGTTGTTTTCGCTTCGGCCCGCCAGCAGATCGCCACGCGCGATCTGAAGGTGCCGGCCACCGACATGCGCCCCCTGTTCGACGCCATCGTCGAGTACATCCCCGGCGCCCACTACGAAGATGGTCCATTGCAGATTCTGGTGAACTCGGTCGACTACGACGAGTACATCGGTCGCGTGGCCATCGGGCGCGTGCACCGCGGCAAGGCGGCGGTGGGCATGCAGGTCATGGTCACCGGTGAAGACGAGCCTGCCCGCCGTGGCAAGATCGTGAAGCTGTACAACTTCGAGGGGCTGCAGCGCAAGGAAGTGACTGAGGCTGGCGCGGGCGACATCGTTGCCCTGGCGGGCATCGAGGGCGTCATGATCGGCGAGACCATCACCGATCCCGAGGTGATCGAGGCGCTGCCCGCAGTACAGGTCGATGAGCCCGCTCTTGCCATGGTCTTTCAGGTGAACGACAGCCCGCTTGCGGGTCGCGACGGCAAGTGGGTGACCTCACGACACCTTCGCGAGCGCCTGTTCCGCGAGGTCGAGCGCAACATCGCGCTGCGGGTCGACGAGGTTCCGGAGAGCGAGTCGGCCGTGGGCGCGTTCAACGTGTGCGGACGCGGCGAGCTTCACCTCTCGATTCTCATCGAGACCATGCGTCGTGAGGGGTATGAGCTGGCGGTGAGCCGTCCGCGCGTGATCACCAAGGAGATCGACGGCGCGCTGCACGAGCCGGTTGAGATGCTCTACGTCGACACGCCGGAAGAGTACTTCGGCGCCGTCATGGAGGCGCTCGGGCCCCGCTACGCGCAGATGCAGAAGATGTCGCACCCCGCTCCCGGGGCGGTGCGCCTCGAGTTCCTCGTTCCGGCCCGCGGACTCATCGGCTTCCGCTCGCAACTGCTCACCGTGACGCGCGGATACGCCACCATGAACCATCTCTCGGCAGGTCATGCGCCGTGGGCGGGGGAGATCGCCGACCGCACTCGCGGCGCCCTCATTGCGTCTGAAGACGGTCTGGCCACCACCTATGCCATGTTCCATCTGCAAGACCGCGGCCGCTTCTTCATCGAACCCACCACGCAGGTCTACAAGGGCATGATCGTGGGCGAGCACGCGCGCGACAACGACCTCGAGGTCAACATCGCGAAGAAGAAGCACGTGACCAACATGCGCTCGTCGGGTGCCGAGGACACGATGCGCCTCGACACGCCGCAGATCCACAGCCTCGAGGAGGCCATCGAGTGGATCGGCGACGACGAGCTGGTCGAGGTGACGCCGAAGAACATCCGCATGCGCAAGGCGCTGCTCGATCCGGCGGCGCGCAACCGCGCCCAGAAGGCCCGCGAGGCCCGCGAGAAGGCGAACGCGTAGAGGAACGCCCCTGCGGGTCGGGGGGACCGGCCCCCCCAGAGCCTCTGCCTGTGAGCGGGGGAAGCCGTTCTCTTGGCTCGCCTCTCGGCTCGCCTCAGCTTTCGACCGGCTCGCCTCTCGGCTTTCCGAGGCGTCTCGCCTCTCGGCTCGACCTAGCCCGCGTCGTACCCCAGGTTGGGCGCCAGCCACCGCTCGGCGGCCTTGAGGTCGAGCCTCTTGCGACGCGCGTAGTCGTCGACCTGGTCGCGGTTGACCTTGCCCACGCCGAAGTACCGCGCCTCGGGGTGGCTGAAGTACCAGCCTGCCACGGCCGCCGCTGGCGTCATGGCGAACGACTCGGTGAGCTCGAGCCCGATGGCGGCTCGAACGTTCAGCAGCTCGAAGAGCCGACCCTTCTCGGTGTGGTCTGGGCACGCGGGATACCCCGGCGCCGGGCGAATGCCCTGATACTTCTCGTCGATGAGCGCTTTTGCGTCGAGGCTCTCGTCGCTGGCGTAGCCCCACCACTCGCGTCGCGCCCGCTCGTGCATGCGCTCGGCCAGGGCCTCGGCCAGGCGATCGGCCAGGGCCTTGAGCAGAATGGCATTGTAGTCATCGTGCTGCTGCTCGAATTCAGCCACGCGGGCGTCGAGGCCGAGTCCCGCGGTGACGGCAAAGGCGCCGATGTAGTCGTCGGTGCCCCGAGGCGCGATGAAGTCGGCCAGGCAGCGGTTGGGGCGGCCCGGTGGCTTCAGCGTCTGCTGTCGAAGGAAGCGCAGGGTGGCGCGCACCTTATCGCGGGTGTCGTCGGTGAAGATGTCGACATCGTCGTCGTCCGCGCGGTTGGCGGCGAAGAAGCCCACCACGGCAGCCGCGCGCAGCCACTTCTCGTCGATGATGCGTCTCAGCATGGCCAGCGCGTCGTTGAACAGGCGCGTGGCCTCGGGCCCCACGGTGGCGTCGCTCAAGATGGCGGGGTAGGCACCGGCCAGCTCCCAGGTCTGGAAGAAGGGGGTCCAGTCGATGTAGGGCACCAGCT
This window harbors:
- the typA gene encoding translational GTPase TypA → DHGKTSLVDGMLKQSGIFHARQQVADRVMDSNELERERGITILSKNTSITYGDVRINIVDTPGHVDFSGEVERILGMVDGCLLVVDAFEGPMAQTRFVLRKSLEAGLQPLVVINKIDRADARPQQVIDEVFELFYELGADDAQLDFPVVFASARQQIATRDLKVPATDMRPLFDAIVEYIPGAHYEDGPLQILVNSVDYDEYIGRVAIGRVHRGKAAVGMQVMVTGEDEPARRGKIVKLYNFEGLQRKEVTEAGAGDIVALAGIEGVMIGETITDPEVIEALPAVQVDEPALAMVFQVNDSPLAGRDGKWVTSRHLRERLFREVERNIALRVDEVPESESAVGAFNVCGRGELHLSILIETMRREGYELAVSRPRVITKEIDGALHEPVEMLYVDTPEEYFGAVMEALGPRYAQMQKMSHPAPGAVRLEFLVPARGLIGFRSQLLTVTRGYATMNHLSAGHAPWAGEIADRTRGALIASEDGLATTYAMFHLQDRGRFFIEPTTQVYKGMIVGEHARDNDLEVNIAKKKHVTNMRSSGAEDTMRLDTPQIHSLEEAIEWIGDDELVEVTPKNIRMRKALLDPAARNRAQKAREAREKANA